The following nucleotide sequence is from Trichormus variabilis 0441.
TGGGAGAAATCCAGCCGATTCCATCATCCATGATTTGGGCTTGGTTAAGCAGATGTTCTCCACACTCCAAGGCGACATCTAAAATTAAGTCATTGGGAAAAACTTGGTATAAACTTAACAAGCTAGCAATGCAACCAGCTACACCTGCGATCATATCTAACTGTTCATCTTGGACTATCAAGCCAGGAAGTTTTTTTACTAAGGTAAGTGCATCAGCAATTAAATCGGGATTTTGCCAGAGTGTGCCTAAGTGAGTGTAGGTGTAAATAATTCCTCCCCAGCCACTAAATGCGCCGATGAATTTGATTGTGTCGGTATCTCTAATCAACTGCTGTTGTAAAGTTTTGATGGCGGCTTTTGCTAGGCGGGTATAGTGATAATTTTGGGTAATTTCTCCTAAATAAGCCAAGAAAAAAGCTATTCCTGGTACACCTTCATAAAAATCTGTTCCCAAGGGGGCTAATGTCCATTGATGATTGTTGGTGACGGTGACACCCATCCAGTTAATCAATTCACCGTTTTTATGGGCGAGGAGTTCTAGACGGTCAGCAATTATACAAGCTGCTGTGAGTGGTGAGTGGGGGGTGGGAATTTGGGAGTTACTAATACTAGCTGAGTGTTTGACTTGATGTTGATCAGTATTAGTATTTATCCCCAATGTAGCCAAAGCTGACTGAATAAACCATTGCTGACGTTGTAAGTCACGTTCACTCAGTTGTTGAATGCGATGGTGAACTAATTCCATTCCCGACTGGGTGAAAAAATTGGGCAAATGTAAGTTAGTGTCTCGACTCCATAAATCACAGGAATGGGGATGGGTGGTAAATAAGGGAATATCACCTTGCCATAATGCTTGATGTTCTGCCCTAATGACTTGAGTAAGAAGAGGTCGATTTTGTACGTCTACCCACAGTTTATCAAACAGGCGATCGCGCTCTAAGGCATCGCGCAACACATCAGGGTGATAGCTTTCCCGCAGTAGTAAAGCATAACTTCGACTCGGACGCAGCACTACACGCACCTCATCAGCTACAAATCTCTCTAATATCTTCAGCAATTCTTGACGATGTTGTAAAAGGGTGCGGTAAACATCTGTAAATCCTTGGGTAATAGCTGGTGTATAGGCTTGTACATTCACCTCCTTTTCGTTGAGTGTGGGGCGATTTTGACTACCTGCTAATACCACCTGTCGGCGGACAATTCGCATGGTATCAGTACCGATTTTCTCCAACTGGGGGACTCGTTCTGGTGTCACTTGTCCAGCCGCACCACCCAAGCCACTCAAATCAATGCCGGCTGCTTGGGTATTTCCCCAGACTAACTGAGGTAATAAACCTACCCGCAATACGGAATCTGCAATCATTTCTCTATCTAAGGTAGCGGCGGCTGTGGTTGTGGCTTCATGGCTGCGGGGATGAAATAAAGATTCTAAATCAATCAGTATGGGGTGTTCGCCGACAGCAATTAAGTTTTCAAAGTGAAAGTCTGTAGCTGATAAAACATATAACAAGGCTAAGTAACCACCTTGACGCTGATAAAAACGCTGAATTTCCTCCAAGGAAGTACATTTTTGCGCTTTGACAAATTCCATCCAACCATAATCACCCCGATTGAGAATTTTTAGGGTTTTAAACGGGGGATGAGTGCCTTGTTGATTTAACCAAAGTAGTAATTCTTGAAAATGCTCATCTACAGCTAGGGAACGAGGCTTATAAACTAACTGCCAACCACTCTCAAATTCCAGTATAAAAACAGACCTACCACCATGATGACTATCTCCTGCACCCCGTTGAATTTTGATCAGTTTACCGGGGTTGTTTGGCTGGAAGTGGTGACATATTTCTTCCCAATCATCGCCAAGACGTTGCAGAAACTCCAAGCTAGTTGTCACCCATCGCTGAATTTCTTCTATAATTAGCCGTGCTAACACAGGGTACTCTTGCCAAAGCATGAGCCTCGCTTCCCCCGTTTGCAACCGTTGCACAAAGCTAGAAAATCTCTCCTCGGCAGTATCACCTGTTAATAATCCTTGTAACCTCGCCACGTTGAGTTCTAGTACCAAGGTGGGATGGAGCATGAATAATAGTTGTTCTGGTAAGCCTTGTAAAAAAATACTGTCAATATTACTAATATCAATAGGTATATTTTGTAGATTATCAACCCCTACCCTCAGTTGCATCATACCTTGACGAATGCAGGGAGCGATCGCATTTAGCAATCCCAGATGAGGATCGGGCAAACCTTGTATTTCTATAATCTCCTCATCCTCAGGATTACTGAAAACTGCCGTCAATTTCCCTAACCAAGCTTGTGGAATTTGCGGTGCTGTTTGCCCTAATAGGTAACAAAAATCATCTACCTTCAAACCATCTATTGCTAATCTTTGGACAAACAAAGCCTCATTCATGAAAGGAGATTGCATCCGCCATCGCTGGAATCGTCGCTGCCCCAAATCAGCATTTAATGGTGCTGTTAGCGACATAGCTGCAATTCTTTCTGTTAGTGATACTGCACGATACCAAGTGGCATCCTCATAGTTAAATTTTTTCATGGGAAATCACAGTGTTTACACTGTCGTATGATTATGATAATTATTATCATTGTCTGGATATCAACGTAAAGTATCTGGAATACAGGTGTATATACTAT
It contains:
- a CDS encoding type 2 lanthipeptide synthetase LanM family protein; translation: MKKFNYEDATWYRAVSLTERIAAMSLTAPLNADLGQRRFQRWRMQSPFMNEALFVQRLAIDGLKVDDFCYLLGQTAPQIPQAWLGKLTAVFSNPEDEEIIEIQGLPDPHLGLLNAIAPCIRQGMMQLRVGVDNLQNIPIDISNIDSIFLQGLPEQLLFMLHPTLVLELNVARLQGLLTGDTAEERFSSFVQRLQTGEARLMLWQEYPVLARLIIEEIQRWVTTSLEFLQRLGDDWEEICHHFQPNNPGKLIKIQRGAGDSHHGGRSVFILEFESGWQLVYKPRSLAVDEHFQELLLWLNQQGTHPPFKTLKILNRGDYGWMEFVKAQKCTSLEEIQRFYQRQGGYLALLYVLSATDFHFENLIAVGEHPILIDLESLFHPRSHEATTTAAATLDREMIADSVLRVGLLPQLVWGNTQAAGIDLSGLGGAAGQVTPERVPQLEKIGTDTMRIVRRQVVLAGSQNRPTLNEKEVNVQAYTPAITQGFTDVYRTLLQHRQELLKILERFVADEVRVVLRPSRSYALLLRESYHPDVLRDALERDRLFDKLWVDVQNRPLLTQVIRAEHQALWQGDIPLFTTHPHSCDLWSRDTNLHLPNFFTQSGMELVHHRIQQLSERDLQRQQWFIQSALATLGINTNTDQHQVKHSASISNSQIPTPHSPLTAACIIADRLELLAHKNGELINWMGVTVTNNHQWTLAPLGTDFYEGVPGIAFFLAYLGEITQNYHYTRLAKAAIKTLQQQLIRDTDTIKFIGAFSGWGGIIYTYTHLGTLWQNPDLIADALTLVKKLPGLIVQDEQLDMIAGVAGCIASLLSLYQVFPNDLILDVALECGEHLLNQAQIMDDGIGWISPSGGKQPLTGFAHGAAGFASVLLELAQITGKQEFQTAAIKAINYERRHFSPEAGNWLDLRTPAQNQFMTAWCHGAPGIGLGRWRALKYLDDPEIHKEIAIAIHTTINQGFGDNQCLCHGDLGNLDLLLLASKIQPELTSHTSPITNQILNQIHQHNFYCGVPLAIETPGLMTGLAGIGYGCLRLDHPEKIPSILLLEPPHTNSKFKIQN